A genomic segment from Maniola hyperantus chromosome 4, iAphHyp1.2, whole genome shotgun sequence encodes:
- the LOC117981972 gene encoding gustatory receptor for sugar taste 64e-like — MHACLRQPMRLCRWAGVFPVEGLNKKTCSDLRLNLNSTYMIYHCLTILGQFSLTSASAYHFFTNNLSRNHLVDLVFYTTNFTTACFMGKLARNWRSLIHKAGSIEKSVLHISGSNGPERYTRIAYLVLILSLVEHILSVSFKLKLIMSCSWDNDTEDLNLMERFFTLIASFVFELTSYSHWKAVLFEVANVQSTFLWNFTDAMTMCVSLYLTSYFRVLNKLIEHQQRLKITRWEEIRLHYSDLVQLVRVVDSKMCYLILLSFFTNVFFICSQVFSLLNVEYYIYYYYSSIFLFVRATMTSLLAANVNTVAMEPFYILQHVPTSDYTIEVQRFIRQTKYTTTALSGLFFDVTRGMILTVIGTIMKYELVLLQFSVKSYEAIN, encoded by the exons ATGCATGCATGCCTTCGACAGCCAATGAGGCTCTGTCGGTGGGCGGGCGTGTTTCCTGTCGAAggactgaataaaaaaacttgcTCCGACTTGAG GCTAAATTTAAATTCTACATACATGATTTACCATTGCTTAACAATTCTGGGACAATTTTCCCTAACCAGTGCGTCTGCTTATCATTTCTTTACCAATAATCTAAGCCGTAACCATTtgg ttgATCTTGTATTTTACACCACCAACTTCACTACCGCGTGTTTCATGGGGAAACTGGCAAGAAATTGGCGCTCACTCATACATAAAGCAGGGTCTATTGAAAAAAGTGTTCTTCATATATCAGGAAGCAATGGTCCTGAGAGGTACACCAGAATAGCTTATTTGGTGCTGATTTTATCTTTAG tgGAACACATTTTGTCAGTGAGCTTCAAACTGAAGCTCATAATGAGCTGCAGTTGGGATAATGATACAGAGGATTTAAATTTAATGGAGCGTTTCTTTACATTGATTGCCTCTTTCGTGTTTGAACTGACGTCGTATAGCCATTGGAAAGCTGTACTGTTTGAG GTGGCGAACGTACAATCTACATTCCTATGGAACTTCACGGACGCTATGACGATGTGCGTCAGTCTATACCTAACCTCGTACTTCAGAGTCCTGAACAAACTCATCGAACATCAACAACGTCTG AAAATCACCCGATGGGAAGAAATCAGGTTACATTATTCAGATTTAGTCCAACTTGTCCGAGTCGTCGACTCAAAGATGTGTTATTTAATCCTTCTGTCGTTTTTTACCAACGTCTTTTTCATCTGCAGTCAAGTATTTTCTCTCCTCAA TGTGGAATATTACATTTACTACTACTACTCCTCTATATTCCTGTTCGTGAGAGCAACCATGACTTCTTTGCTGGCTGCGAATGTCAACACGGTGGCTATGGAGCCATTTTATATCTTACAACATGTTCCAACATCGGACTACACAATCGAG gTACAGAGATTTATTCGACAGACTAAATACACGACAACAGCTCTCAGTGGACTGTTTTTTGACGTGACCAGGGGAATGATTTTAACG GTAATTGGCACCATAATGAAGTATGAACTCGTGTTACTGCAATTTAGTGTAAAATCATATGAagctattaattaa